The genomic window aatttttcgtGTGATTTCGACATTCGTTGAAAATTCGTCGTAATATTTTTTCCGGCAACATTTAGCTAAAGCatttagtttcaaaattttaattgtgaTATAAACGTAAACGTTATAAAAATGTTCCTTAACAAATTGAACAATGTCGGTCGCCAATTGGCCAACCCAGCGCTCCGTGCACAGGCTCGTTCTATATGCACAACATTAGCAAATCGAGAGATCTTCCAGGTGCAGAGCGCCGAGGATTTCGacgaaaaagtcaaaaaaagtGATAAGCCGgtaattgtggattttttcgcAACGTAAGttatattaaatgttatataattttttcgctCATTTATTTGTGTCTTTATATTCTAAATCAGATGGTGCAATCCATGTAAAATGCTAACACCCCGCATTGAAACTGTGGTCGGTGAAAAAGCCGGTGCCATAAAATTGGCCAAAGTAGACATTGATGAGCACAGCGAATTGGCGCTCGATTACGACGTTGGTGCTGTACCAGTTCTACTAGTAATGAAGGAAGGCAAAGTGGTGAATCGTATGGTCGGTTTGCAGGATACAGATAAGATTCGCGCATGGATTGATAAAGCTGTTGAGGGTGCCAAATAAGTTTAGAGATATTCAATTTGCATTATAAtctaacaataacaaaaacaaaatttttgaaaatatttaatgctttAACTTTGTTCAACAAATATAATTAAGATTTGTTCatggaataaaaaaaactacttaatatttgatgaaatgtaaTGTTTTATTTGGACTATAATTGATATATGATACTTATATAATTAAATGGAGTACCAGCCCGGTGTTCCTGGCCGTTTCTTATTGCGATCAAGGAAACGTTTGAAGCCTTGTTTTGAGTCATCCATTGATTTTTCTTCCGCTTTCTTTTGTTCTTCTTTCTTCTCAAATAAATCGGGAAAAGTGAATTCTTCAGTACGTGGCTACAAGGAagaattatttattacatacacatatcttaagcTGCATCATATAAATATCATGCTCACCAATGTTACATAAGCAATCTTAACATCATCTTCTTTGGTCACATAGCCATGAGTTTGATCTCGTTTGGTTCTACCCATTTCAATACGCGTACGCACATCCACCACTGGCAGTTTGTAAATCTTTTCCAAGTAATTCTTTACATCATATTTGGACATCTGCATCGAAACGGAGAATGTCGCAACATTCTTTGGTTGCTCTTCCGCCGGCCGAATCAGCTTCATCCAGAAATTCGGCAGAAATATACGCAACTGGGGATTGCCCCGTTGATAAACTGGATACCAGCGCGTCGACATCGCAGAAATTTACTTCACGGTTttacaactaaaaaaaaatcaactccTTTTTCAACGCGGTGCTATTTAGCAACATGAACAGCTGTGCGGTTGTCAAAATAAAAGGCATGTGAAAATATAAAACGAACAAAGCTCTGTGTGgtttttgttgcattgtttTGT from Bactrocera tryoni isolate S06 chromosome 5, CSIRO_BtryS06_freeze2, whole genome shotgun sequence includes these protein-coding regions:
- the LOC120776960 gene encoding thioredoxin, mitochondrial; this encodes MFLNKLNNVGRQLANPALRAQARSICTTLANREIFQVQSAEDFDEKVKKSDKPVIVDFFATWCNPCKMLTPRIETVVGEKAGAIKLAKVDIDEHSELALDYDVGAVPVLLVMKEGKVVNRMVGLQDTDKIRAWIDKAVEGAK
- the LOC120776959 gene encoding 39S ribosomal protein L23, mitochondrial, producing MSTRWYPVYQRGNPQLRIFLPNFWMKLIRPAEEQPKNVATFSVSMQMSKYDVKNYLEKIYKLPVVDVRTRIEMGRTKRDQTHGYVTKEDDVKIAYVTLPRTEEFTFPDLFEKKEEQKKAEEKSMDDSKQGFKRFLDRNKKRPGTPGWYSI